From Camelina sativa cultivar DH55 chromosome 7, Cs, whole genome shotgun sequence, one genomic window encodes:
- the LOC104700922 gene encoding protein CDI-like — protein MIEIFNFFLQRDRSECTTMTITNGDVKSETCNNGFSVKKPFRIFVGYDPREDLAYQVCRHSITKRSSIPVEIIPIVQSDLRKKGLYWRERGQLESTEFSFSRFLTPHLSDYDGWAMFVDCDFLYLADIKQLTDLIDDKYAIMCVQHDYAPKETTKMDGAVQTVYPRKNWSSMVLYNCGHPKNKTLNPETVNTQTGAFLHRFQWLEDEEIGSIPFVWNFLEGHNRVVEKDPTTQPKAVHYTRGGPWFDAWKDCEFADLWYNEMEDYSKENKKEADKAN, from the coding sequence ATGATAgagatctttaatttttttttgcaacgaGACAGATCCGAGTGTacaacgatgacaattaccaacGGCGATGTCAAATCTGAGACCTGCAACAATGGCTTCTCTGTGAAAAAACCTTTCAGGATCTTTGTTGGTTACGATCCACGCGAAGATCTTGCTTACCAAGTCTGCCGTCATTCAATCACCAAGAGATCTTCAATCCCTGTAGAGATCATTCCGATTGTTCAATCAGATCTTCGAAAGAAAGGTTTGTATTGGAGGGAAAGAGGTCAGTTGGAGAGCACTGagttctctttctctcgttTCTTGACTCCTCATTTGTCCGATTACGATGGTTGGGCTATGTTCGTCGATTGCGATTTCCTCTACCTTGCTGATATCAAGCAACTTACTGATTTGATCGATGATAAATACGCCATCATGTGTGTTCAACATGATTACGCTCCTAAAGAGACTACTAAGATGGATGGTGCGGTTCAGACCGTGTACCCGAGGAAGAACTGGTCTTCTATGGTGCTTTACAACTGTGGTCATCCTAAGAACAAGACCTTGAACCCTGAGACTGTCAACACTCAGACTGGTGCTTTCCTCCATAGGTTCCAGTGGCTTGAGGATGAAGAGATTGGCTCTATCCCGTTTGTGTGGAACTTCCTTGAGGGTCACAATAGGGTTGTTGAGAAAGATCCAACTACGCAGCCTAAGGCGGTGCATTATACTCGAGGAGGGCCTTGGTTTGATGCTTGGAAGGATTGCGAGTTTGCGGATCTCTGGTACAATGAGATGGAAGACTACagcaaagagaacaagaaagaaGCTGACAAGGCgaattag